The sequence below is a genomic window from Tenacibaculum tangerinum.
TTGTCTGAAATAAAACGCTTCAAATGTTCACCATCTTTGTTATTCAGGAATTTTGTCATTAAGATAATTCCTGCTTTGCCATTATTTCTTAAGTAATGCCAGATATAGTTTGTGAAATAAAAATAAAGATTGGGTTGTGAAGCATTTGAAACAAAATAATTCAACCCTTGCCCAGTTATGGCTCCTCTCATTTTTGTCTTATCAGCAATTGTTATTGGGGCATCAGGATTATCATTTCGTAAAAACGGTGGATTCATTAACACCGTATCATAATGATTTGCTCTTGGATTTTGGAATACATCACCAATTGAAATATTTGCAGTAGTGGAATTGTTTACCTGTGCAAGATTTTTAGAAAGTAATCTAAAAGCAGATAATTGAGAAAGGAATGGGTCAATCTCAATACCATCTATTTGATTCAGAATTTGATTATGAGTTTTGACTTGGTTTGCGGTAGAAGTAAGTAAGCTAATTTGGTCATAAGCGGCATCTAATAATGCACCATCACCACATCCCGGGTCTAGTACCGTTGCGTCAAGAGAATCAATACATAAAGTCGCAAGCAAGTTTGATAATTCGGCATCCGACATTATTTTTCCTTTGCTGTGTAATTCTTCTTTAATATAAATTTTTGAAGTAAGAAGATTAAACACGTATGAAGGTGATGGATTATCAGCAACAGCGTTGCTATTATGTTGAACAAAACACTGAATCAAATCCTTGAAATATTGCAAATAGTTTACAGAAAAATTATCAGGGAAAAGGCGCTGTCCTTGATTTGGGTGGTCAATAAAAATCTGTCTGAAATCTAGCTGAATGATTCTGTTATAATTGTTCGCTAAGTTGTTTGTGAATTGAGGTAAAGTTGCGGTATTCGATGGATAATTATGAAAGTGTGCCGCATTTGCATTTCCAGTTTGGGTATAAAAATCTTTCAAGTAGGCGTAAGCAAGTAATCTAAAAAGCTCATAAAGTGTTAGTTCTTTTTTAACTTCTTCGGGATAGCCCAATGTGTTTTTTAATGCAATATAATTGTTGTAAAAACTTTCAATTACAAGGTGCCAGTTGTTGTCCCAATCAGGTGCAACTCTATTGAAAATGTTCGGTAAAATATTTTCAAAGGTCGCTTGAAGTTCTGCAATCGATGCGGTTGCATCGTGATTTACTGGGTTGAAAAGCGAATGTTGTCTTGGGTTACCTTTTAGTATGCAATTTGTTAAAGGAACACCATTTCTGTCTGCGAATAAAACTAACCTTTCAATGTTGGTCACACAAAAGTATTTGTGATAATTAGGTTCCCAATGAGCTCCAAAATCTGTTACATAGGAACGTGATTGGTTTTGGTACCTTTGTGATTCAACATCTCTTTGAGTTCTCTTTACTTCTACAATGAAAACAAAACGTTGAGTTGCTTTTAATCTAATAGCACAATCAGGAATAGTAGAGCTATTTGGTATTTTAGGATTGTGAACAACTTCAGCTATTCCGTCATAGCCACAACTTATTAAAGCGTTATTTAGAGCAAATTCAACCGCAGGTTGAAAAACACTTACTTCATCTGAATTATACCAAATGTTTGTCATACTATTTTATATACTCTTTTAATTCATTTTTTAATTCCTCAATCCCGATAGAAGAATTACTGTATTTGTTATATTCATTTAATAAAATAGAATCGATTTGCTCAATTATTTTATTTTGTTGGTTGTCATATCTATTTGTAATCATTAATGATTTACCTAACTTTTCTAATTCATTAACGGATTGACTTGAAATGCTATTTATACCAACGACTTTAATCTCTTTAAATTCATAAAGTTGTATTTTTCTTAAACCGTTTCCTTGACTTCTAGAGTTATTTAAAATACTCAGTCTAGTAAATGATGAGTTTAATATTGCTAGATAAGCTAACTCTGATTGTTCAATATTTACAGAATAGAAATTATCAGAAGAAAGATGTTTATTTGGGTTGTAGATAAAATCGATATTGTTCCTTAAATAGTAATTGAAAATAAAATTTCCAGCCGATTTTAATTTTATCGTGTACCAATCTTTATTTTGTGTAATATCTCGCTTTACCGCTTTATATTTATCGGATGAAGTGTTAAGAATCTTGTTTTTTACAGAATCTAAATATTCTTTGGTCACATCAGAAATAG
It includes:
- a CDS encoding HsdM family class I SAM-dependent methyltransferase; protein product: MTNIWYNSDEVSVFQPAVEFALNNALISCGYDGIAEVVHNPKIPNSSTIPDCAIRLKATQRFVFIVEVKRTQRDVESQRYQNQSRSYVTDFGAHWEPNYHKYFCVTNIERLVLFADRNGVPLTNCILKGNPRQHSLFNPVNHDATASIAELQATFENILPNIFNRVAPDWDNNWHLVIESFYNNYIALKNTLGYPEEVKKELTLYELFRLLAYAYLKDFYTQTGNANAAHFHNYPSNTATLPQFTNNLANNYNRIIQLDFRQIFIDHPNQGQRLFPDNFSVNYLQYFKDLIQCFVQHNSNAVADNPSPSYVFNLLTSKIYIKEELHSKGKIMSDAELSNLLATLCIDSLDATVLDPGCGDGALLDAAYDQISLLTSTANQVKTHNQILNQIDGIEIDPFLSQLSAFRLLSKNLAQVNNSTTANISIGDVFQNPRANHYDTVLMNPPFLRNDNPDAPITIADKTKMRGAITGQGLNYFVSNASQPNLYFYFTNYIWHYLRNNGKAGIILMTKFLNNKDGEHLKRFISDKVEAIISYPRKYFQEFDVTTVIVILKKGNNSANVSFVRVSDENILLNPDNLKTILALNTDTTTAGFKLRVVPRNTLIATDNWRQYLNDNKYDNFSNLNCLVNIEHHFEKVNRGNSENDGGAKLIYPTKDLASNSYFGNGSKPNENRIDIPNSLNNYIGYGIKNNDVRRNYIFEVSDLEYDLAFHFPGKADNSSNNLIPSALAGSLDLNNFYNTCNTDFGNLKWKRIINNSVNHTYSPKIIIPRADRTKHCVYFNPLNSNFTLSTNFFYCDDLKNRNPNATDEEQYKFITAFLLSAFGQIQFELNANNQEGLRKLEGFQIKKFRIPDLTQFTQAEILSVVAVFESLNVTNPDFSGDEGLTTPRRNLDLAIGNIIFPKDNLGFATAGEMVDYFELFLADLVEDRRL